In one Geoglobus acetivorans genomic region, the following are encoded:
- a CDS encoding oligosaccharide flippase family protein yields the protein MKQEIAKYSYIMTSALVVGTLFNYLYQVVMGILLPKQEFGVLGVALAILYITSVLTQNTFSWSGTRRIASSPHEASMVLRTVTAGNLALAVTASLAVLYYSYRSETYLIPNLMVLGVLLLSALTNSYAALLRAVKRFGQIAVANIMMSFLKLLTAVILVVLGMGAVGALGGLLISSVAVFIYLTCHATRLELPQSRGFSGNMIRETFFVSIIFLGINFIINSSIIFMRWFSGSDALAGDYNAALTIARGPFFITSALITVLFPYISSHSNTEREEYAFQSIKYVALFVFPVCISMTADPGTWLNIFFGRKYMGGEDILRMLSAGIGFLSLTFLVSSNLVAFERPEIPALCLVTATVVQVAMIHLMDSNPVTSSTISVVAASITSAVLLLTYYAGKFYFKWSPKYLLKIAVSYSILSAVFLSIHLNGRLLSLAEIAIAFTVYFIALSILKLFDEEDVDILLSPLPPEPVRIVRRLVSRLNSII from the coding sequence GTGAAGCAGGAGATCGCCAAGTACAGCTATATCATGACTTCGGCACTGGTGGTAGGTACACTGTTCAACTACCTCTACCAGGTGGTCATGGGGATACTGCTGCCGAAGCAGGAATTCGGAGTCCTCGGTGTTGCGCTTGCAATACTTTACATCACTTCCGTCCTGACACAGAATACATTTTCGTGGAGCGGGACGAGGAGGATAGCGTCATCACCGCACGAAGCATCTATGGTTCTGAGAACCGTTACTGCCGGGAACCTCGCCCTCGCAGTCACTGCATCTCTGGCGGTACTTTACTACTCATACAGGTCGGAAACGTACCTTATACCCAACCTGATGGTGTTGGGGGTGCTGCTGCTTTCGGCACTCACCAATTCCTATGCCGCACTCCTCAGGGCGGTGAAGAGGTTTGGCCAGATTGCGGTCGCGAACATTATGATGTCTTTCCTCAAACTTCTCACCGCAGTTATCCTGGTTGTCCTCGGCATGGGTGCTGTGGGTGCCCTCGGTGGTCTGCTGATTTCGAGCGTAGCGGTTTTCATCTATCTGACCTGCCACGCAACCAGGCTTGAGCTGCCACAGTCCAGAGGTTTCTCCGGTAACATGATCCGTGAGACGTTTTTCGTCTCAATTATTTTCCTGGGGATCAACTTCATCATCAACTCCAGCATAATCTTCATGAGGTGGTTCAGCGGCAGCGATGCTCTTGCGGGAGACTACAATGCTGCCCTGACGATAGCGAGGGGGCCGTTTTTCATCACTTCCGCGTTAATAACCGTGCTTTTCCCCTACATATCCTCCCACTCGAACACCGAAAGGGAGGAATACGCATTCCAGTCGATAAAGTACGTCGCCCTTTTTGTGTTCCCGGTGTGCATCTCCATGACTGCCGACCCGGGAACCTGGCTCAACATATTCTTCGGCAGAAAATACATGGGCGGTGAGGATATCCTGAGAATGCTTTCCGCAGGTATCGGATTTCTATCTCTGACCTTTCTCGTTTCTTCCAATCTCGTTGCATTTGAGAGACCAGAAATTCCTGCGTTATGCCTGGTTACCGCAACAGTGGTTCAGGTTGCTATGATCCACCTCATGGACAGCAATCCCGTAACATCGTCCACAATCTCGGTGGTTGCGGCATCAATCACGTCGGCAGTCCTCCTTCTGACCTACTATGCGGGAAAGTTTTACTTTAAATGGTCTCCGAAATACCTGCTTAAAATTGCAGTTTCATACTCAATCCTGTCAGCAGTGTTTTTGAGCATCCATCTAAACGGGAGGTTACTCTCTCTTGCAGAAATAGCCATTGCATTCACGGTGTATTTCATCGCTCTCTCAATCCTGAAGCTGTTCGATGAGGAGGACGTCGACATCCTGCTGTCCCCTCTGCCACCCGAACCCGTCAGGATCGTGAGGAGACTCGTCTCGAGACTCAACTCAATCATTTAG
- a CDS encoding glycosyltransferase, producing MEMISAILPAYNEEDIIENVLHETARTLNWITSRWEILVVDDGSIDSTPEIVKKFAKTDNRVKILSYGKNMGKGFALRYGFQHSRGDLVIFMDADLELHPRKIIEFIEIMREEGADIVVGSKRHPKSKVAYPLKRKILSNVYFLLVKILFDLDVKDTQTGLKLFKRDVLADVIPRILVKRYAFDVELLANSVRRGYKIVEAPVELNFRHNSHVNWKEVWKILVDTMAIAYRMHIKRYYD from the coding sequence ATGGAGATGATTTCTGCAATTCTTCCGGCTTACAATGAAGAGGATATTATCGAGAATGTGCTGCATGAAACTGCGAGAACATTAAACTGGATAACCAGCAGATGGGAAATTTTGGTCGTGGATGATGGCAGTATCGATTCAACCCCTGAGATTGTAAAAAAATTTGCAAAAACGGACAACAGGGTGAAGATCTTATCATACGGTAAGAATATGGGCAAGGGTTTTGCCTTGAGATATGGCTTCCAGCACTCGCGCGGAGACCTGGTAATCTTTATGGACGCAGATCTTGAGCTGCATCCGAGGAAGATAATCGAATTTATTGAAATAATGAGAGAAGAGGGAGCCGATATCGTGGTCGGATCAAAAAGACATCCGAAATCTAAGGTAGCGTACCCCCTCAAGCGAAAAATTCTAAGCAATGTTTATTTTTTGCTGGTTAAAATTTTGTTCGATCTCGATGTAAAGGACACGCAGACCGGTTTGAAGTTGTTTAAGAGGGATGTTCTTGCGGATGTTATACCAAGGATTCTGGTAAAAAGGTATGCTTTTGATGTTGAGTTGCTTGCGAACTCTGTCAGGAGAGGATATAAAATTGTAGAAGCGCCCGTAGAACTGAACTTCAGACATAACAGCCACGTCAACTGGAAGGAAGTATGGAAGATCCTTGTCGATACGATGGCCATAGCGTACAGGATGCATATAAAACGGTATTATGATTGA
- a CDS encoding glycosyltransferase family 4 protein codes for MDMLWFNWRDIGNPEAGGAEVYTHEIAKRLVGKGYSVTLFTSKFEGCRKEEVIDGVRVVRGGGKYAVYRKAKEFYKKNGSKFDVIIDEINTRPFLTPRFVDGHKIIALIHQLAREFWFYETPFPVNLIGYYILEKRWLKSYSDIPTITVSNSTKGDLESLGFKRVFIVHNGLNVEPVDRVPEKSERPTVIYVGRMKRAKKPQDVIDAFRVVRTEVRDAELLMVGDGYLRRKLESVTGDVKFFGYVDRKTRDDLVKKAWVIAVPGVREGWGQVVTDANALGTPAVGYNIPGLRDSIKHGYNGLLVDSSPEAMAGGIIEVLVDDELREKLSRNAIEWAKQFSWDRSAEEFERVIEEVIRQS; via the coding sequence ATGGATATGCTGTGGTTCAACTGGAGGGACATAGGAAATCCCGAAGCCGGAGGGGCTGAGGTTTACACTCATGAGATTGCAAAGAGACTGGTAGGAAAAGGATATTCGGTAACCCTATTCACATCCAAATTTGAAGGCTGCAGAAAAGAAGAGGTTATCGACGGAGTTAGAGTCGTAAGGGGTGGCGGGAAGTATGCTGTGTACCGGAAGGCCAAAGAATTTTACAAGAAAAACGGTAGCAAATTTGACGTGATAATTGACGAAATAAACACGAGACCTTTCCTGACTCCTCGGTTTGTTGATGGGCATAAAATTATAGCTCTGATACACCAGCTGGCAAGGGAGTTCTGGTTTTATGAGACTCCCTTTCCCGTAAATCTAATTGGCTATTATATTTTGGAGAAAAGGTGGCTGAAGAGTTATTCAGACATACCCACGATTACAGTTTCAAACTCCACAAAAGGGGATCTGGAGAGTTTGGGATTCAAGAGGGTTTTTATAGTTCACAACGGACTGAATGTCGAGCCAGTTGACAGAGTTCCAGAAAAATCCGAGAGACCGACCGTAATTTACGTTGGAAGGATGAAGAGAGCAAAGAAACCCCAGGATGTTATCGACGCGTTTAGGGTGGTCAGGACGGAAGTGAGGGATGCAGAGCTCTTGATGGTGGGAGACGGATATCTAAGGAGAAAGCTGGAATCCGTGACCGGAGATGTCAAATTTTTCGGATATGTTGACAGGAAGACAAGGGATGACCTGGTAAAAAAAGCGTGGGTTATTGCGGTTCCCGGGGTAAGGGAAGGGTGGGGACAGGTAGTTACGGATGCAAACGCTCTGGGAACGCCCGCAGTTGGATACAACATCCCCGGTTTGAGGGATTCAATAAAACACGGATATAACGGGCTTTTAGTCGATAGCTCACCTGAAGCGATGGCAGGGGGCATAATCGAAGTGTTAGTAGATGATGAGCTGAGGGAAAAGTTAAGCAGAAATGCCATTGAATGGGCCAAGCAGTTCAGCTGGGACAGGAGTGCCGAGGAGTTTGAGAGGGTCATCGAGGAAGTCATCCGGCAGAGCTGA
- a CDS encoding antitoxin VapB family protein: protein MKTISIRDDVYNKLADMKEGKESFSDVEEEHQHQKGISGL from the coding sequence ATGAAGACGATTTCAATAAGGGATGATGTTTACAACAAGCTCGCGGATATGAAGGAAGGGAAAGAAAGCTTCAGCGATGTGGAGGAAGAACACCAACATCAAAAAGGTATTTCGGGGCTTTGA
- a CDS encoding nucleotidyltransferase domain-containing protein: MKEKIRETILEVAEKFGIKVDRIILFGSRARGDYREDSDWDILIVSKTEIDRNTERKFLYECVLKLLDLKVDAEPMVVSKSYYLKHKDVFGDICGMATSEGVVI; encoded by the coding sequence ATGAAGGAGAAGATAAGAGAAACAATTCTGGAAGTGGCTGAAAAGTTCGGGATAAAGGTAGACAGGATAATCCTGTTCGGTTCGAGAGCGAGAGGAGATTACCGAGAGGATTCGGATTGGGACATTTTGATTGTCAGCAAGACTGAGATTGATAGAAATACTGAGAGGAAGTTTCTTTACGAATGTGTTTTGAAATTACTGGACTTAAAAGTCGATGCGGAACCTATGGTAGTCAGTAAGAGCTATTACCTTAAACACAAAGATGTTTTCGGCGACATCTGCGGTATGGCAACATCAGAGGGTGTGGTTATATGA
- a CDS encoding HEPN domain-containing protein yields the protein MIVEKAREWLKKAETDLKVANILIREGIYDYSLFHSQQAVEKYLKAFLTYHNKPFGKTHNIPLLLSLCAEIDQSFEDLLKLDFSILFPLGVTIRYPIGREVTEDEAKEAIEIAEKVREFILRKTG from the coding sequence ATGATTGTCGAAAAAGCAAGGGAGTGGTTGAAAAAGGCTGAGACTGATCTAAAAGTTGCAAACATATTAATTAGAGAAGGAATCTACGATTACTCATTATTTCACTCCCAACAAGCGGTTGAAAAATACCTCAAAGCATTCCTGACTTATCACAACAAACCGTTTGGAAAAACTCATAACATTCCTTTACTCTTAAGTTTATGCGCGGAGATCGATCAAAGCTTCGAGGATCTGCTTAAGCTCGATTTTTCCATTTTATTTCCACTCGGTGTTACGATCAGATATCCCATAGGTCGGGAAGTAACGGAAGATGAGGCGAAAGAGGCAATTGAGATAGCTGAGAAGGTTAGAGAGTTCATTTTGAGGAAGACAGGATAG
- a CDS encoding glycosyltransferase, with protein MCLKSAVSRSYGDSEIIVVDRFSEDGTVEIAEN; from the coding sequence CTGTGTCTGAAATCCGCAGTCAGCCGGAGCTATGGCGATAGTGAAATAATAGTTGTTGATAGATTCTCCGAAGATGGAACTGTCGAAATTGCAGAAAATTGA
- a CDS encoding PIN domain-containing protein has product MLLVIDANVVFAALIARGGTFRVFVMNKILRKFRFIAPEYLFIEIREHFDEILKKTKLSQEELEVVLDFLEEQIEVVPFEEFEDEYDVARRISPDPDDVPYFALALKLNCAIWSNDRKLEEQDIVKVYTTRDIIQMLRMEEK; this is encoded by the coding sequence ATGTTACTGGTGATCGACGCTAATGTTGTATTTGCCGCTCTTATAGCCAGAGGAGGAACGTTCAGAGTTTTTGTAATGAACAAGATTCTGAGGAAATTCCGTTTCATAGCTCCAGAGTATCTGTTCATCGAAATTCGTGAGCATTTTGACGAAATACTCAAAAAGACTAAACTTTCTCAAGAAGAACTGGAAGTTGTTTTGGATTTTCTAGAGGAGCAGATAGAGGTAGTTCCGTTTGAAGAGTTTGAGGACGAGTATGATGTAGCCAGAAGGATTTCTCCTGATCCGGACGACGTTCCTTACTTCGCACTCGCACTAAAATTGAACTGTGCAATTTGGTCGAATGATAGAAAGTTAGAAGAGCAGGACATCGTTAAAGTCTATACGACGCGGGATATAATACAGATGCTTAGGATGGAGGAGAAATGA
- a CDS encoding glycosyltransferase, whose amino-acid sequence MKVSVIIPTYNSGRTLRSCLESIKNQSYRNIEIIIVDRFSSDKTAEIAKEYEARVYQLDCERAKAKNFGLRRARGRYVMFVDSDMELMPDVVKECVELAGMDNKTGGVIIPERSVGEGFWVRVRDFERLK is encoded by the coding sequence ATGAAGGTTTCAGTAATAATTCCAACTTACAATTCCGGGAGAACTTTAAGGTCATGCTTGGAGTCTATAAAAAACCAGAGCTATAGAAATATTGAAATAATAATCGTGGACAGATTCTCCAGCGATAAGACTGCTGAAATCGCAAAGGAATATGAAGCCAGGGTTTATCAACTGGATTGCGAAAGAGCAAAAGCCAAGAACTTCGGGCTGAGAAGGGCGAGAGGGAGGTATGTCATGTTCGTGGACTCGGACATGGAGCTGATGCCTGACGTTGTGAAAGAGTGCGTTGAGCTGGCCGGGATGGACAACAAAACAGGCGGGGTGATCATTCCGGAGCGGTCGGTTGGTGAGGGGTTCTGGGTGAGGGTCAGGGATTTTGAGAGGTTGAAATGA
- a CDS encoding glycosyltransferase, with translation MNMNDLPLVSVVIPTHNRKEKLIRLIESILRSSYPKEKLEIVVVDDASTDGTYEEIKKKFPDVKVVRNERELYLAGSRNVGIRHASGRHILLVDDDNVVDENCIFELVRTLQSDGKIGIVAPIMYYLKQPNRIWCASVRRNMITSLTKIVGRDEIDNGQYRALIESNDFPNALMVKRKVIEMVGLLDNKLFPIHYDEADFGERVRRAGYIVVCNPEAKIWHDIPLPEEVEEKARLFHCHSELRAYYCGRNRIIFHKKYSKWWQFLIFISIFNWLFTLYYLRVILFGLRKPFKERLKIAKAYLRGVMEGMKYAFQNI, from the coding sequence ATGAACATGAATGATTTGCCTTTGGTTTCAGTGGTTATTCCTACGCACAATCGAAAGGAGAAGTTGATCAGATTGATAGAGTCCATTTTGAGAAGTAGCTATCCGAAGGAAAAGTTGGAGATAGTAGTGGTGGATGATGCATCTACCGACGGAACATACGAGGAGATTAAGAAAAAATTTCCAGATGTTAAAGTCGTTAGAAACGAGAGAGAGTTATACCTTGCAGGTTCGAGGAATGTTGGCATAAGACACGCCAGCGGAAGGCATATACTTTTGGTGGATGACGATAATGTCGTTGATGAAAATTGTATTTTCGAATTGGTCAGAACTTTGCAAAGCGATGGTAAAATTGGAATCGTAGCTCCTATAATGTATTATTTGAAACAGCCAAATCGTATCTGGTGTGCGAGTGTTAGAAGGAATATGATCACATCTTTGACAAAGATCGTAGGAAGGGACGAGATAGACAACGGGCAGTATAGGGCTTTAATAGAGTCCAACGATTTCCCAAACGCTTTAATGGTTAAAAGGAAGGTTATAGAGATGGTAGGTTTATTGGATAATAAGCTCTTTCCTATTCATTATGATGAAGCAGATTTTGGGGAAAGAGTAAGAAGAGCAGGATATATAGTGGTTTGCAATCCTGAGGCAAAAATCTGGCATGACATACCATTGCCAGAAGAAGTGGAAGAGAAGGCAAGGCTCTTTCACTGTCACAGCGAGTTGAGAGCTTACTATTGCGGTAGAAATAGAATAATATTCCACAAAAAATATTCGAAATGGTGGCAGTTTCTGATTTTCATTTCTATTTTCAATTGGTTGTTTACGCTGTATTACTTAAGGGTGATTTTATTTGGCTTAAGGAAACCGTTCAAGGAAAGGTTGAAAATTGCAAAGGCTTATTTGAGAGGGGTTATGGAGGGGATGAAGTATGCTTTCCAAAATATATGA
- a CDS encoding class I SAM-dependent methyltransferase, with amino-acid sequence MMKHLFKGKLGNSKRNLIKAGQINREQLHKKLMEYYNKNKKYYENMLLSAPFESYRMYMDYLKPESGKKVLDVGCGVGTVVHHLSEQGFEAYGIDVSPIAIEIARKSGSGTFKVYDGKKFPFPNNYFDSAGCKDTLEHTVYPEHLLDEMIRVVKPGGKIVISCPNFFRVIGFYEHHPLMSGLRNRLLNFFLLAEKYIAYRLSKKEKIEFMFIDPILDESPAPDKDAVFATNPIDIIFYLKYKDGEIIYYSGNNNYCKNKLLNEISDFPIIKSFTGSFFIVAKKVKNYD; translated from the coding sequence ATGATGAAGCATTTGTTTAAAGGGAAATTAGGGAACTCAAAAAGAAATCTTATAAAAGCAGGTCAAATAAACAGAGAACAACTACACAAAAAATTAATGGAGTATTACAATAAAAACAAGAAGTATTATGAAAATATGCTACTTTCTGCACCTTTTGAAAGCTATAGAATGTATATGGACTACTTAAAACCGGAAAGTGGTAAAAAAGTTCTAGATGTGGGATGTGGTGTAGGTACTGTTGTTCACCACCTATCTGAACAAGGATTTGAAGCTTATGGTATTGATGTTTCCCCCATAGCTATAGAGATTGCCAGAAAAAGTGGGTCCGGAACATTTAAAGTATATGATGGAAAAAAATTTCCGTTTCCTAATAACTACTTTGATTCTGCTGGCTGTAAAGATACTCTCGAACATACAGTATATCCTGAACATTTATTGGATGAAATGATAAGAGTTGTTAAACCCGGAGGAAAGATAGTCATTAGTTGTCCAAACTTTTTTAGAGTTATTGGATTCTATGAACATCATCCATTAATGTCGGGATTGAGAAACAGATTATTGAATTTTTTCCTATTGGCTGAAAAGTATATTGCTTACAGGTTAAGTAAAAAAGAAAAAATAGAGTTTATGTTTATTGACCCTATTTTGGATGAGTCACCAGCTCCAGATAAAGATGCTGTATTTGCTACGAATCCCATAGATATAATTTTCTATTTAAAATATAAGGATGGAGAGATTATATATTACTCTGGCAACAATAATTATTGTAAAAATAAATTATTAAATGAAATTAGTGATTTTCCTATTATAAAAAGTTTTACAGGCTCCTTCTTTATCGTGGCAAAAAAGGTGAAAAACTATGACTAG
- a CDS encoding glycosyltransferase family 2 protein has protein sequence MTSEPSSVSIVIPTHNRKDKLIRLIESILQSNYPKEKLEIIVVDDASTDGTYEELTKIFSDLIKERKLKIIRNKRDRYSTYCRNIGVKYSHGEYIFLIDDDNIVDKSCILELVKTFKQNDKIGMVCPLNLWKKEPDVIIAIGGKIPILWRRLFSRDKYKKLIGKRINFVNLPDTIENCDFCPNAFMIKKDLALKTLPDSDLFPHNWGEVEWGVKVKQLGYEIICNTKAIVWHDINNPYRIITRIDNEFKAYDIAKTRIIFVRKYGVVIDKILLFITLLLYIVGYIIIALKSSRSRSKRTIIGAILEGTTHGLFYDFNNLKR, from the coding sequence ATGACTAGCGAACCATCTTCAGTCTCAATAGTTATCCCAACACACAATAGGAAGGATAAGCTAATTAGATTGATAGAGTCAATTTTACAAAGTAATTATCCAAAAGAAAAGTTGGAGATAATTGTTGTAGATGATGCTTCTACAGATGGAACTTATGAAGAACTTACTAAAATATTTAGTGATTTAATTAAGGAAAGAAAATTAAAGATAATACGAAATAAAAGAGATAGGTACTCAACATACTGTAGAAATATTGGAGTTAAGTATTCTCATGGTGAATATATTTTCTTAATTGACGATGATAATATCGTCGATAAAAGTTGTATTCTTGAATTAGTTAAAACCTTTAAGCAAAATGATAAAATTGGCATGGTTTGTCCATTAAATCTCTGGAAAAAAGAACCTGATGTTATTATAGCTATAGGAGGCAAAATACCTATTTTATGGAGAAGACTATTTTCAAGAGACAAGTATAAAAAATTAATAGGAAAAAGAATAAATTTCGTTAATTTGCCTGACACCATCGAAAACTGCGATTTCTGTCCTAATGCTTTTATGATCAAAAAAGATTTGGCCTTGAAAACATTGCCTGATAGCGATCTTTTCCCTCACAATTGGGGAGAAGTAGAGTGGGGAGTAAAAGTAAAACAATTAGGATATGAAATTATCTGCAACACTAAGGCTATAGTTTGGCATGATATTAATAATCCTTATAGAATTATAACAAGAATCGATAATGAATTCAAAGCTTACGATATAGCAAAAACGCGTATTATTTTTGTAAGGAAATATGGGGTTGTAATTGACAAGATTTTGCTTTTCATCACACTTCTCTTATATATTGTAGGGTATATTATAATCGCTCTGAAAAGTTCAAGAAGTAGATCAAAAAGAACTATTATAGGAGCAATACTGGAAGGTACTACTCACGGGTTATTTTATGACTTTAATAATTTAAAAAGGTGA